In Pan troglodytes isolate AG18354 chromosome 20, NHGRI_mPanTro3-v2.0_pri, whole genome shotgun sequence, the genomic window ggctggggcgtGGGCGGTGGGGAGGAGGCCCGAATGGACAGAAAGTTGAGGATAAGAGAAGAGGAACATAGAGACAGCCAGAAAGACATGGGGAAAGAGTGTTggagacagagaaaggggaaGGCAAGGGAAAGCCAAAAGAAACCAAAatccagagaaaaagaattaaCAAGATTTAGGAGCAAACGAGTTCAGGAGCCTAAGGAAGGGAGTAGGAGAGGAAACCAAGACCCTTCTCTGTACCGTCCCAGCTGGGGTGGGGGCGTCAAGGCACCAGGTCTGGTTAGGTTAGGGGGACACCTGGGCTCTGGGGGCGGCTTTGCACTGGACTGCAGTGATGTCCAGCCCCAGCAGGGGGCCCTGCCACACAGCTCTGAGGCCTGGAAGCCACCCGGCGATGCCGGCTGGAACAGGACCCGATACACCCTCTCTCCCTTTGATTGTCCGAGTCTGGAGAGATACAAGGAAGGCTGGGCAGGGAGGAAGTTGGCCTCCCtgtgtgcctcagccccctggaACTCTCCCGGCCCTCCTCCTGGTGTCGGGGGCAGCCACAGGCTGGGCTGCTTCCCGGGACAGGCCAGCTCCTCGCCTGCTCATGCCTCCTGCCCGCTCTTCACAGACCTCTGACCACCCCTCCACACAACAGAGCTCCCAGCCTAGTGCAGTCCAGGAAGGGCCATGGAACTGTCCCTTGCCCTCCTCAGAGTCATCTGGCAAGACTGTCCCTGGCCTCACTTCTCCTCCCCATCTAGACTTCACCCATGGTCTTCTGGTGTAATGGGTTAGGCCTTTCTACCAGAAAAAGCCAGAGTTGGAACCCAACCCCACCTCTTCCCCACACCTGTTCCCTTACACGGGACAAACCACCATCTTTGGTCTGACCCCTTCTCCCCTAACTGATGGGGACAAGCCAGCCCCAGCTCCCCGGGAGAAGGGAGGGGCTTTCTAGCAGCAAAAAGGGTCCCTCCAGCCACCTACCTGTCCCCTTCCCCCCAGTTCCTTCCTAGAGCCCCTCCCCCTTAACCCAACAAAGTTCATGGCAGCAGCAGGCTGAGACCCGAAGATGTTTGAAAACTCATGGCACTTGTGAGAAAAGAAGGAGGggcagagagatggggagaggtcAGAGCAGAGGTGGAGGGTCCACCTCTGGGGAAACGGCAATGCAGGGGCTGGGCTAGGGTGGCCTGGGGCTATGCTGCCCCTAGCGTTGAGGGAAGGGGGCTGGGGAGGCTGGGCTGACAGGCTGGAGAGGAGGGGGCCGGGACAGGTGCTCAGGAGACATCCCGAGCCTGGAGCTTCCAGGGTCTGGGATTTGGGGTCAAGCCCCCCCAGAACATGGGTGTCCTGACCCCAGCCCTGGCACCTGGCTTCGTCTTCCCTGCGGGAAGGTGGAGGGTAGGGAAGGTGATCTCTCACCTttgcccctccccatcccccagacAGACCGCCTTGCCGTTCCCAGCACCCTCCTCAGCCATACCCATGCCCTCCACAACCCCAGTGCCTCCCCATTTTCCTTCTGCCATCAACCTCTCTAGGTGGGAAATCAGCCCCATCTTCCCCGGCGAGAGTCCCCAGAGCAATATACAAGAAGCAGGAACTCAAAGGGACAGCGCAGCCATCTTGACAAAGCATCTTTGGGTGTGAAGAGGTCTCCCCCGGGccggtggggagggaagggggagacaGGCCTCTGGTCCTGGGGCAGGCAGTGAGGTACACGCCCCAGAAGGGCTGATGATGCCGGGCAGGCGGAGCAGGAAAGGAGGGGACAGAAACGGGTGCCAGGAAGGAAATGGGTTCTTTGTTTCGCTGTTGCATCtagattttgttttctgtctctggatTGTAAAAAGCTGCTCTGGCGGCCCGCCCGCCCCGGCGGGGACTGGGGATGCACGTACACGGAGAAGTCCTGGCTGCCAGGCCAGCAGCGCCGCTCTGCTCCGGAGAAAGCCCGGGCTGGCCCGGGCCGCAGGCTCCCGGTGGCTTCAagtgatgagattttttttcttttcttttttttttttctgtcttttttttttcttttccatttcgttgaaatatttacagcaatggggaaggaggaggagagaggaaggagtaaGAGGGCCCCCCAGGGAAAGATCCAAGCCCAGGACCCACTCCCCAGGGAGATCCAGACCCAAAATCTGCTCCCCAGATAGCCGAGCCCACAGGACTGGGAACTGCCCAAATATGGCCACCCCTGTGGGCTGGGGGCCCTGCGGGGAGTTGTGCTTCATCAGGAGTCGCCCCAAGGGAGGGGGTCATTGGGtgcactgggaggcagagggggcagGTTTGCTTGCGGGGCAGGGACCAAGAGCAAGGGGAAAGGAGCTTCAGAGAAAGTTCAACCTTTAAACCACCAGCCACCACCGCCCAGTCCCCCTGCCCTGCGGCCTTTTCCCAGTCTCCAGGGAGCAGGGAATTACAGCGCAGGAGGAACCTGTCCATCTGTCCTGCCTCACTGCTCCCTCTGGGTGCAGCCGGCAGCATTTCTGGCTGCGGAGAGGAGCAGCTAACAGGTTCGATCCAGTGGGGGCCTTTGGCAACCTCAGAAgctgcccctccctgcccaggGAAACTAAAGCCCTCATTTCCCTTCACAGGGTAgaagggtgggagaggggagagtcTGGAAGTGGGCTGCACCCTTCCAAGTTCTCCCTCCTCACTCCCCTGGGGTCCTCTGGGCTCCTCCTCACTACACTTCCCCCAAATAGAGCTGGTGCGTGTGGCTGGTGGGAAACCCTGTCTGTGAACCCTGGCACCTCAGGCCCCCAGGTCAGAGTCCCCTGAGGGGACTGTAGGGCCCATGGCTGAGGGGCACCTGGAGAGAGTGGCCCACCAGCCACTGCCTccatctgtctccctctcccaccaGAGCCCTGCCCAGGGTTCCCTCCCTGGCCTGGGCCACCAGCCCCTGGTCCATGAGGTGCCCTCAGAGACTGGTGACCAGCTGCATCTGCCCGTCCCCATCGGGCCCTGGCCCCTCAAGGCCTGGGGCTGCCAGGTAGCCCTCGTGGCTAGGACGCCGCACCTGGTAGTAGCCCTGCAGGGGATTCCGGGCCACCAGGGCTGGCGGGCGCGAGGTGTAGTAGATTTCGGGGGGGCCGGGGGGTGcgggagggggtgggggcagggcctcACTGGGCCCCTCAGGGCTGCTGTCCGGGTAGGAGGGTGAGTCCCGCAGGTTGGCCCCGCTGGCATAGAGGGAGTCCCGgccaggaggggaggagaggggccgGCTGGTGGCGCCGTCCTCGGCCGTGCAGCTCTCCGACTCGTCCAGATCGCTCTGGTACAGCACCGACTGGGCCCGGGGCAGCAGCAGAGGCTCCTCCAGGGCCTTATAGAGAAGTTCAATCTCGGCCCGGTCAGCACCCCCGGGCCCGCCCGCCTCTTCCTCGCCCCCGCCCCCTGGCACAGGTGGCACAGGGGGCTCAGGCGGTGGAGGGCCCTTGGCCGCGCTGCTGCTCCCCCGCAGGTTGTTGTGCACCAGCTCTGAGATGATCATCTTCTCAAAGGCCGCCGCGTCGGCTAGGTTCCGGCCTCGGGGCGGCTCAGGGCCCCCATCCCCGGGAGGGAAATCCCCACTTCGCAAGGAGTAACTGTTATTGAAGTTGCCGTTCAGGGGCAGGGTGTCCATGCCACAGGCTTCCCGGCCTCCCAAGGGGTGCTCTGCAGGGCAGAAAGGGGCTGGTCAGGTGGAAGAGGGGCCCTGGGTGCACTAGGGGGCAGTGAGGGGGTGCGGTCCATGTGGAGAAGTGGGCTCGATTCTTGCTGGTTTTCCGTAGGCTTCCCCCTGCCCCCTGGATCTCTGGTCTCACATTCCCTTTCTCCCTCACTGGCACCAGACACACCAGCCCAGCAGCGTATTGATGAAAGGTGGGGGACAAGGACCAGTTCCCCCAGGATCTCATCCCCAGCTGGAGGTTCAGAATCTCAGCAGTGTGAGGAGGCCTGGGCGACAGGATCGCTTTCCTGTGCTCAGACCCTCAGCACTTAACAGCCCAAACTCAATGAACACCATCCATTATCCTCCATTCGGCTGCCAGAGGCTGTGTGTCGGGGGGTGGGGAAATGTGGGCATGGGGAGGCATCCCGAGTTCTCCTCCTTAAGTGAGGCCGTCTGAGAAGGCCACTGTCTgtccctctcccagcctcagaAACATCCCCAGGGAAGAGTCACACTTACTGGGTTCCCGGTAGCTCCCTGCAGGTGGCAgccagaagagagaagagaaaaggcaaGGATGAGCTCGAAATGCAAGTCCAGGCTCCAGTTCTGGGGCACAGAACATCCCATGCAGAGGTCCCTTGGGACACAAACCCTCCATTTCCCAACCTGGGATGTTTCCCCCGTGCTCTCACCTGGGGAGTTGAAGACAGGGGGCGAGGAGGGATTGAAGCCCACTGACTCGGCGATGAGGGTGTTGTAGGGACTGGTGCCCCCACGGGGCTGCAGCACGGGGTTGGTCAGCAGGTGGTTCCCCATGGTACCTGGCCAAAGGATCAGAGGTCACAAGGCAGCCGGGAGCCTCCAGAGACTGAAGCCAGAGGCAGAGGGATGCCTTCTCACCTCGGTTCAGGGTGGGGGTGCTGTTGATGTCACCCGCCATGAAGGAGGACTCCGTCTGTTTCCTCACAGTGTCATTCCACATCCTCCGAATTCGGCTCTGGGAACACAACCCAAATGTGAGGGGATCCTTGGGCCACCCACCCTCTGGCGTCTTTCTGAGACTGCTCACCTGATCATCACGATCAGAAACCTAGGCCAAGCCACTCCCCACCTCTCAGGCTCCAGGTTCCAACACTCAGCCCCAGGGAGTCCTGTCTGGCCCGATACCTGGGTCCCTGTGTAGTAGCGGGTGTTGCTTCGCATGGCTGAGGTCTTGAGGGATCCGTGAGTGCCCCCGGGTGGGGAGCGGATGCAGCAGTAGGAGTGACGCAGGCACTTGCTGTACTCCTTGTGcacctgggaggtgaggaggaCAGTCAGCTGGCTGGGACACTGGCCTCCTCTGTGATCCAGTCTCCCACAGGGCTGGTCACAAGACAGGCAGCCTTGGGAGGCCGGAGACCGAGCTTCCAATGACTGTGTTCCCCTGTTCAGCGACTTGCAGGCCACGGAAACCTTGATGTCCCCTGTCCCCCAACAGCCAGCCGATCAGGTTTCACTCTCTTCTTACTCAGGCCCAtccttttctccacctcctctgacagtttttcattcattcataaaatcAACAGAGCATTATTGAGCATccgctatgtgccaggcacaatttAGGCCTCAGGGAAGGTATGGAACACAACAGACACAAATCCCTACCTCTGAGAGCTTATATTTCAGTAGACAGAGACAGAACatagatgaaaatataaatatgcaagCTGTTGGATGCTGTTAGGTGCTGTGGAGAAAACTATGGCCAGAAAGGGGGTTAGGCAGTGCTGACTTGGGAGCAggttgtgatttttcttttctttttttttttttttgagatggaatcttgcactgtcactcgggctggagtgcaatggtgcaatcttggctcactgcaacctccacctccctggttcacacgattctcctgacacagcctcccgagtagctgggattacaggcgcacaccaccacacctggctaatttttttttttttttttttttgtatttttagtagagacggggtttcaccatgttggccagactggttgtGATTTTAAATAGATcagaggaggccaggcacggtggctcacacctgtaatcccagcactttggaaggcagaggtgggtggatcacctgaggtcaggagttcgagaccagcctgggcaacatggtgaaaccccacctctactaaaaatacaaaaattagctggtcgtggcagtgggcgtctgtaatcccagctagttggcaggagaattgcttgaagctgggggggtggaggttgcagtgagccgagatcgcgccattgcactctagcctggggacagAACTagagtgtctcaaaaataatagtgatgataaaaaaaaaacctaaaaaaataaatagatcagAGGAGGCCTCATTTAAGCCAAGGTAAGAACGGGGGCTGCACCCTGAGGGTCCACATCTAGGTGTCTGAGAGCAGAGGTTGGAGGGAGGGGAGCCGAGGGGCCCAGATCAGACCATAGGGGCCTGGGGTCCCCTGAAAGGACATTGCTGTCACTGCGTGTGAGGTGGGGGCTGTGAAAACACTGCCTTTGACCGTGTGTCCAAGGAGGGGCCAGGACAGTGTTGGACAGAGCAGGGACACAGGCCACCTCCTCCCTTGAAACCAGGATTCTCATGATCACTGCCTCTGCCATCCCCTGCCTTAAGCCTTACCTGCCTCACCACTCCCCAAGTCCAACAGCAGTCTCCATGGCCTGCACTGCTGCCAGGACTGACTCTACAAATGCCTCCCCTCCGTCTCCCCAGCTTCAGTCCTGAGGGTGCTGCCAGTACCCCACTCCCTGCCCATGTTCCCCAGCTACTGTTGTCCCCtttggtttttttaaatagagacggggtctctgttgcccaggctggtcttgaatttctgggcttaagcaatcctcctgcctcagcctcccaaagtgctgggattacaggcatgagccacggcacccagccctttgtatgtgtggtttttttgtttgtttgtttgttttggagacagagttttgctctgttgcccaggctggagtgcagtggcgcaatcttggctcactgcaacctctgccttcggggttcaagcaattctcctgcctcagcccctcagcctcccaagtagctgggactacaggcgcccaccaccacaccaggctaatttttatattttttaagtagagacggggtttcaccatgttggccaggctggtctggaactcctgacctcaggtgatccgcccgcctcagcctcctaaagtgctgggattacaggcgtgagccaccgtgtccggactgtatgtttttttaagattcagattttaacacatttattttaaaaagatcctTTCTATCACCACAAAATTCACAATTCTTTCCAGAACTATGAATGTAGGCAGTGCTCCCTCAGGGTGGCTCCCAAAGTCCTCCCTCTCCCAGGCCTGACTCGTGGCCCTCATGGTGGTGAGGGTTCCCCATTACCAAATCTGTTCTGCTCTCACTCCTCTAAGCTGCTGTATCTTGTTTTCCAGAACCCTCTTCACCCGTGGTTAAACCCTCCCTAACCCTGAGCTCGTGCTCCCCTCCCGGTGGACGCAGACCTGACCATAGAAGCCCTGCAGCACTCACTGGGGGCTTGAGGGAGCCCCTGAATCCCCTCCACCCTCGCCGCCTTCTCCTGGGTACCCAGGAAACATCTCCAAGGGAGGCTGTGACCCAGGACCCCGCCTCGACCTCACCTTCTTCTGTAAGGCGCAGTGAAAGACGAAGATGAAGACCCCCTGGAAGGCGTTGAAGGTGGTGAAGAGATAGGCCATGACCACCGACTCCTTGTTGATGAAGAGGAGGCCGAAAGCCCAGGTGAGGCCCAGCAGGAACAGCAGCGCGATGGCCCCCAGCGCCCAGGATCTGGGAGTGGGGCGACAGGGGAGTCAAAGTACCCGCCGGAGGGGACGGCCTCAGCCCAGGCCTCCCCTGCAGCCTACAAGGGGGGCCCTTGGGTGGGCCTGGGCACTGTCTGCAAAGCCCTGAGCGGGCCGAGTGGGCCTTGGGGGCAGTGGCCTGCCCAGGACACCTCCACCCGAGCCTGGGCCTGAGGGAAAGGTActgggtcaggggtcagggtatTGTGAACATCAGTTATTCCTCTGCCAACTTCATTGTTTCTGCTAAATTTCCAGACCACTTAGGCTATATTTGCTGCCTATTTCTCTTTAAGTTGCCCTTAAACAGACTCACCTTTTGAATTTAGCCTCAGCCTACATACCGATGCCCCTAAAACCACAGGTTGGACGTGCTAATGATACGCTATCTAAGATCCATTAAGTAGGTACATAGTGAACACAATAAAACACCCCTGTTGGTACTTAAAATTgcaatgtgtgtcaccagaggtGACAGCACTACCTTTTAGGACACCCTGGAAGAGGTGGGCCCAGTGCGGGGCGGGGGTGGGTGatggggcagggggcaggcagGGGCGAGGCTCACTTAATGTTGTCCAGGCGGCTGGAGTCGGGCTTGAGCACAGATGAGCTTCGGATCATCTTGTGCAGGGTCACCATGAGGAACACCAGGTTGACCTGGGGGCGGGACAAGGGACAGGCTGGGCTGAGAGTGGCCCTGCCTCCCTCAGTGAGCACTGAGGCTAGGGCCCAGCCTGGCGAAGTCTCAGCTGTGGCCCTCGCCTCTGCTGGGAGAACCCTGTACCTGCCCCTGAGGTGCCCGCTGTGCAGCGGTGAGCTGATTGGCATGACCGGCAATTTAATGCCACTCCTGGCTGCTGGGAGGACAAGGCCCAtggcctgacacacagtaggggCTCAAATCACAGCCCCCCAGGCGAGCAGCCCTCAGCACTGGAGCTCCATGGACCCAGCACACTTTCATCCTCTCAGCCGGTGGCTCAGTTCCGATGTgtggagagagagtgtgtgtgtgtggggtggggggcgggggcaggggctggggtcaaggccagcctggatGAAGGAAGATGTGGTGCTAGGGGTGTCACCTCCCAACTCACCACGATAACGAAGGAGACTGGCCCAATGAAACTCCAGATGAAGTAATTGTCCACTCGGAGCCAGCAGCTGTAAAGGAAACAGGGCCGGGGTATAGAGAGAAGCCGAGGAGCCATTCCCAGCGACTCATGAAGGCCTAGGACTCTGCAGGCTGCAGCCTCTGGGATCAGGAGGAGGAAGGGACTACCGCCCTGAGGGTCCTGGTCCAAGGGGTGCCGCCCAGCAGGGAACCAGGCGGGAGGGTGCAGGGCTGGGAGGTGGAAACTCACGCCTTCTCGGTGCCGTAGCTGCGGTAGTCAATGGCAGCCGCGATGCCCACCACCAGGGCCGGGAAGCAGTAGCCACCCAGGTAGTAGTACTTGGTGCGGGAATACTCGCTCTCAAACACCTCCACTAGTAGCAGGTAGAGGTGCACGCCCTCCAGGCACAGCCAGGAGAAGGCAGCCAGGAAGAAATAGTGCAGCAGGCCGGCGAAGATGGGGCAGGCAATCTGCGGGGAGCACTGAGGGTGAGGGGCTGCTGCCTGGACAGGTGTCCCCCTTCTTCTCCCGGCCCCCAGGTGCTGGCCGTCACCTGCCCTAGAGTCCCAGCCCACCTCATACTGAGTCTTGTCGATCCCGACCAGGAAGAGCAGCTCAGCCAGGAAGAGGTTGATGCACAGGTTCTTGTGGATGGTGTTGCGGTCGGTCTGCAGCCCCCGCAGGAAGCAGAAGGTGGAGATGCAGATGGCCAAGCAGACCAGGGAGATCACGATGCCCACCCAGGTGATGACCGACAGCAGCAGCTCGTTGATGCGGCCCTGGTACTGGGGACAGGAACAGGGGGCACGCTCAGGGCCTTTGGTTTTGCACGCTGGGCTCAGCCAGGTGCCAGCCACAGACAGGGCCCTGGGCAAGGCCATGGGCCGTGAGGACCTCTGGTGCTGCCAACCTGGCAGCCCTCACCCCTCTGCACACAGCAATGCGCTCACTTCCTCATGCTCTGGAAGGCTTGTGGAGAGATGACCAACGTAACACCAACTTGCTTCTCCAGAGTGCCTTGGGAGACGGTGGGACCATGGCCATAGAGGACCAGACGCATGGCCTCATGTCCCAGGCAAGACCAGGAGCCCCCCACACCCATGGGGCTAGCCTCCCCTGGTACTGCCCGTGATCTCTCTAGGATGCCATGCAAAGCCAGGCCAGCAATCGGGCCTGCCTGGAGGAGCAGAGCGCCAGCCAGCTTACGATCTCACGGTGAGCCATGAGCACAGCGAAGTTGGTGAGGTGGCTGCAGGCACACGTGGTATGGGTCTTGTTGGACTCCACCAGGCGGCAGCCTTGGGTCGACCAGTAGCCCAGCATGGAACGCTCCGAGTAGTTCCAGAAGGAGCAGTTAGCATTGAAGTGGTTCTTGTCCTGTTGTGTGGTGGCACCAGGGTGTCAGAACTAGAGTCAGAACCGGGGAGTCCCATTCCGAccccccacacctggctacagGGATGGTACCAAGTATCAAAGAAGTGCCTGGGGTCTGGGGCTCCAGTTGACATTCTGAGAGCTCTGGGGACAAATGGCCCAAGCTACTAAAGTGGAAGAACCCATAACTTGTTCTGGAGGTGAGCACATGGAGGGGCAGGTACACAGCCTGGGAACACAGAGGGTACAGGGACCCCCATGGAGGGAGGGGGACGGCTCAGCTCACCTCCAGGTGGGCCACGGTGAAGATGACAGGGTCCATGAGGAAGACGCGGCTGGACTCCTTGTTGATGGATGCTGCGATGACCTGTGAGTTCACCACTAGAGAGGCGCCCCCAGGGCCACCCGGGCCTGCTTCGCCGGCCAGCTTCACTGTGGCATTCTCCGTGGACAGGAAGAGGCCCAGGTTGTTGTAGAGGATGAAGACAACTTTGACCACCCCTGGTGAGAACAGGCACGTTTGGATGTGTCAGCATCCTCAGCTGGCGCACCTCCATCCAGGCCCCTGGCTTCCCAGCTCAGCCAGCTCCTCAGCCCTTGGCCACGCTGGCCACTGGGACCTCTGAAGCCAGTCCATAGCCCAGGCAGGTGGGGGTCAGGGAGCCCTGTCCACAAGACCACTGCTCAGCTGAAGGCAGTTCTAAACAGCAGGGCAGTGTGCCAGGACACACAAGCTGGGCCTCTGACCCACCCAttctcactgtgtgaccttgggcaagcccctgacctctctgagccttcatcTCAATGGCCCCATCCTCTCTGAGCTGTGAGGCCCAGGAGCCAGCTTTGCAACTGTAAGGCTCACCCTTAGGGCTCTGCAGCACTTCAGGGCCCATGAATCCCCTCAAATTTTACACTAGCATGAGAAAAGGTCAGCACCGCTGCCCTCTACAAATGGCACAGAGACGCTGGCACAgagctggggggtgggggtggggctgcttCCCCACCCGAGGCCCCGCCGGGGACACTGACCATTGCGGCTGTTCTGCTTGATGGTTTTGGCAGACAGCTGGATGGAGTTCTTTCTCGGGTACTCCTCCTGGGGGAACACCAGCTCCTGCACCTGGCCCTCTGTGTTCAGGACTGTGACCTCCAGGACTGTGGGGACAGGGGAAGGCAAGGCATACACAGTTGGGGTCTGTTCCCAGTCCAGGGGCTCAGGCTGCAGAACGAGACTCTGGCAAGATGCCTAAGGGTCGGGTAGCCCCGCTGTGGCCTCCAGGCCAGAACCCCGTGGTTTAAGGTTCGTATCTGAGTTTGCCCTGGGTGACTGTGGCACTCACCCACGTTCTCCTTGGCAGCCAGGAAGCGGGCAGGCTCCCTGACGTTGTCGGCCAGCAGGAAGGCGCCCTCCTCCAGGACGTCGAGGAGCATGGTGGCCGTGTGCACCTGCTCCGTGGCATTCATGTCCTTCCAGGACTCCAGAGCTTCTGGCCGGAGCAGATTGTCCACTGTCTCCACCACGGCCTGCACAGGCAGAGGGCATGGTGCTGTGAGCCCCCCAACACCCTCTAATTCCTTGGGGTGGGCTCTGCATGCCCTCTTCTCAACCTCCACCCCTAATCCCCCCATCAGCTGGAGCCCACGGTCCTTACACTGGGACCCCCTGGGTCTCACCTTGATATAATCCTTACAAGTTCTCTCTCGCTTGTGCATCTAGAAAGAGATGGAGATTATGTCAGGCCAGGCCTCTGCGTGCCGGTTCCCTCACCCTAATACTGTCACATCTGGATAGCTCTCTCGTCTGCGGTTACCACTGACCTAGGGCTGGGCTATCAGCAAGACATTCCTCAGGGATCCCCAACCCCCAGGACCATCCGGGGCAGCACAGGAGTGAGACCCAGCAGTCCTTGGCGGAGGGGGGGGTCCTTCCTCTCTGAGGAAAGGAGTGgaggtggcagcctggctgggaggTACCAGGTCAGGTACTTCCCAAGCCCCTGGGGGCAGGCACCCTCCCCATACCAGGTCAGCGCCACCGCCAGGCCCCACCTTGTTGTAGTTCTTGCCGGCTGACTCGCGCTCGATGGGCCGCAGGGCCTGCAGCTGGGCATCCAGGATGTCCAGCAGCTGCTCCATCAGCTTCACGGAGGAGGAGACGTCCCCCGCGTAGATGGAGCCCCGGGTGTGTCGGGCCAGCTCGCTGGCGATGTTGGCCGCGTTCTCCCCACTCTTGATCTGcatgaggtgggggtggggagggggaatcCCAGGACTGTCAGGGACCATCCTGCCCTCCCCGGCTTCCCTGGCCTGTGCAGCCTCTCCTATCTCTCTCTCCGCTTCCCCATCACCATCTGCCCCTTCCCACCCCATCTGTCCCTGCTCCCTTTGTAGGCCAGGGAGGTGACCCCACAGTCCTGCCTTCCAGACCTGCCAGCCCATGTCTCCCCAGCTGCTCCACGACCCCcgctgggccctgggccctgggcccGAGCACATGTGCCTGCCTGCGAGGGGTGGTGGCTGGTACCTTCTGGGCCACCTGGTTGACCCAGGGGGAGGTGCAGTTGCTGAGGTCAGGGCCCCGGGGGTTCCAGAGCCCCAAGGCTGGTAGACACTGGAAGGAGGCAATTCCTGCAGGGACAGACAGACAGGAACAGACAAGGGAGccaaagggaagaagagaaggatgGGACAGAGAGGGGGAAAGGAGATGACAGAGAGTGGGGGACGAGCGGGCGAAGAGGGAGGTGAGGGAAACACGGAGAAACAGACATGAAGCGGGCTGGACAGTCGAAAGAGGCGCCACTCACTTCCCCTGagctctccctcctgcccccttCTGTCTTTGCCTCCAGAGTTAGAACCTTCCAGCAAGGCCCATCTTGAACGCCCCCTCTCCACGAAGCACCTGCCAACCCTCCCCTCAGATCTCCAGGACACGCAGCCCTGCCCTTTTTGCACTTCAGCTGGCCATCCATGTGAAGCTGACTGTGCCTGGGGCTGTGACAGGTCAGCCTGAGGCCGGGAGCCAGGT contains:
- the ADGRL1 gene encoding adhesion G protein-coupled receptor L1 isoform X1 is translated as MARLAAVLWNLCVTAVLVTSATQGLSRAGLPFGLMRRELACEGYPIELRCPGSDVIMVENANYGRTDDKICDADPFQMENVQCYLPDAFKIMSQRCNNRTQCVVVAGSDAFPDPCPGTYKYLEVQYDCVPYIEVEQKVFVCPGTLQKVLEPTSTHESEHQSGAWCKDPLQAGDRIYVMPWIPYRTDTLTEYASWEDYVAARHTTTYRLPNRVDGTGFVVYDGAVFYNKERTRNIVKYDLRTRIKSGETVINTANYHDTSPYRWGGKTDIDLAVDENGLWVIYATEGNNGRLVVSQLNPYTLRFEGTWETGYDKRSASNAFMVCGVLYVLRSVYVDDDSEAAGNRVDYAFNTNANREEPVSLTFPNPYQFISSVDYNPRDNQLYVWNNYFVVRYSLEFGPPDPSAGEDDSLPGPATSPPLSTTTTARPTPLTSTASPAATTPLRRAPLTTHPVGAINQLGPDLPPATAPVPSTRRPPAPNLHVSPELFCEPREVRRVQWPATQQGMLVERPCPKGTRGIASFQCLPALGLWNPRGPDLSNCTSPWVNQVAQKIKSGENAANIASELARHTRGSIYAGDVSSSVKLMEQLLDILDAQLQALRPIERESAGKNYNKMHKRERTCKDYIKAVVETVDNLLRPEALESWKDMNATEQVHTATMLLDVLEEGAFLLADNVREPARFLAAKENVVLEVTVLNTEGQVQELVFPQEEYPRKNSIQLSAKTIKQNSRNGVVKVVFILYNNLGLFLSTENATVKLAGEAGPGGPGGASLVVNSQVIAASINKESSRVFLMDPVIFTVAHLEDKNHFNANCSFWNYSERSMLGYWSTQGCRLVESNKTHTTCACSHLTNFAVLMAHREIYQGRINELLLSVITWVGIVISLVCLAICISTFCFLRGLQTDRNTIHKNLCINLFLAELLFLVGIDKTQYEIACPIFAGLLHYFFLAAFSWLCLEGVHLYLLLVEVFESEYSRTKYYYLGGYCFPALVVGIAAAIDYRSYGTEKACWLRVDNYFIWSFIGPVSFVIVVNLVFLMVTLHKMIRSSSVLKPDSSRLDNIKSWALGAIALLFLLGLTWAFGLLFINKESVVMAYLFTTFNAFQGVFIFVFHCALQKKVHKEYSKCLRHSYCCIRSPPGGTHGSLKTSAMRSNTRYYTGTQSRIRRMWNDTVRKQTESSFMAGDINSTPTLNRGTMGNHLLTNPVLQPRGGTSPYNTLIAESVGFNPSSPPVFNSPELEPGLAFRAHPCLFSSLFWLPPAGSYREPKHPLGGREACGMDTLPLNGNFNNSYSLRSGDFPPGDGGPEPPRGRNLADAAAFEKMIISELVHNNLRGSSSAAKGPPPPEPPVPPVPGGGGEEEAGGPGGADRAEIELLYKALEEPLLLPRAQSVLYQSDLDESESCTAEDGATSRPLSSPPGRDSLYASGANLRDSPSYPDSSPEGPSEALPPPPPAPPGPPEIYYTSRPPALVARNPLQGYYQVRRPSHEGYLAAPGLEGPGPDGDGQMQLVTSL